The genomic region TGATCGTTCTTGAAGACTTGGTGCGTGACCGGGGGTCACGCTATGCGGCATCGGTCGGTGAGGTGCGGACCCGAGCCGAGATTGACGCTTTTCTGGCCGCTCTGCGCACCCGGCGCAAGTTCAGCAAGGCCACGCATCACAGCTGGGCTGCCGTCCTGTCAGAGGGCGGGCCACTGAAGGGCGACGATGGCGAGGCGGGTGCTGGTGCCGTGATCCTGAAGATGCTGGAGCGTGAGGAGGTGGCCGACCGCATCGTCGTGGTGACCCGCTGGTACGGCGGCGTGCATCTGGGGGGCGACCGCTTTGCCCATGTGGTGACCTGCACCCGCGCCGCGCTGGCGGCACTGCGGGAGGCCTGAGCGTACAGATAATAAATATTGCATATGTCCTTTTCGAACCGGGGGCGCGGTTGCTAAACTGGAGTGCGGGCAACAAGACCCGTGAAACCTCAGGGACAGCCATGGACATTTCACGCAGTTTTCTTCTGACCGGCGCGGTGTATCTGATCGCCGGTATTCTTTTCGGGGCCTATATGGGCGCAAGCGGGGACCATTCGCTGGCGCCGGTGCATGCCCATATCAACCTGCTGGGCTTTACGCTGATGACCATCTTTGGTCTGGCGTACCGCCTGATCCCCGGCCTTGACGAGGGGACCTTGCCGCGCCTGCACTTCTGGTTGCATCAGGTGGGGTCCTTGCTGCTGCTGATCGGGCTTGCCCTGATGATGTCGGGGCAAGTTGCCGCGGAAACCATCGGCCCGGCGTTCCCGGTTCTGGAGGGCGCAATCCTTCTGGGGGCAGTTCTTTGGCTGGTGAACCTCCTGCGCCGGGCATAGGGCATCGGGTGCTGCGCATAGGCCCCGGACGCTCGACCTGTGCTGCGTCCGGGGCTACCCTTGTTCCGGGATGTGGGGAACAGGGGCACGGCGATGCGCGACATTCTTGCGGCCGAGGTGAAGCGGCTGGCAAACACGGTGATCTGGTCGTGGGAGGGGTTTCGCGCCGCCTGGGCCACGGAAAAGACGCTGCGGCAATGGACGGTGGCGAATGCGCTGGCGGCGGTGCTTGCCTTTTCGCTGGACCTTGCGGCGGCCGAACGGGGGCTGGTTCTGGCGCTGGGGCTTTTGATCCTGGCGGCAGAGTTGATCAATACCGCGGTGGAGGAGGTGGTCGACCACCTGTCGCCGGGGCTTGATCCGCGGGCGAAGAAGGCCAAGGACTGCGGGTCGGCCTGTGTGGCGCTGACGGCGATTGCGGCGGGGGTGGCTTGGGTGGTGGTGCTGGTGGGGTAGGGCAGAGGACCTTAGCCGCGCTGCTGGCGGCGCAGGTGCGCCCGGTACAGAAGCGGGGCAGCGACATAGGTGTAGAGGCCCTTTGTCAGCGGGCGCAGGATCGGCCAGCCGGTTGCCCGCGCCAGCCAGCGCCAGCGCGGCATGGCCGACCAGAGCGCCCGAAAGGCCTCAAGGCCCGCCAAAACACGGCCATCCTGCCAGACATGCAACTGGCGCGCCGCCTGATCGGGGGTCAGGCCCCAGTCGACGGCTTGGTCCAGTTGGTCAAAGCGGATCGGCAGCCCGTCCGCCAGCGCGCGGCGGCGGTAGGCGTCAATCTCGAACCGGCAGACCGGGCAGGTGTCGTTGTAAAGGACGCGGGTTTCGCTGGTCATGACGCAAAGATAGCGCGCAAGGGATCGCCGATCAGGGGGCAAGCTGCCGCATGTTTGTTCGAAAGCTTGGAACACTGTCGTCCCTCAGGGGTTGTACCATCAGGCAACAACACTGGAGGACGACATGCAGAATACGGCATTTTCCCAAGGGGCAACCGGCGACCGCGCGCCCTCGTCGATGGTGTCCAGCACGGACGTGAACGGTACGGCTGTCTACAGCCCGTCCGGTGACCAGCTGGGCGAGATCGACCATCTGATGATCGACAAGCAGTCGGGCCAGATCGCCTATGCGGTAATGACGTTCGGCGGGTTTCTTGGCATCGGCAGCGACGAACACCCGCTGCCGTGGAAGAAGCTGAGCTTTGACACCGGTCTTGCTGGCTTCGTCACTGACGTAACGCAAGAGCAGCTGACAGGTGCCCCGCAGCGCAGCGAAGGCTGGTTCGATGACCGCGACTACGCCCGCCGCAACTACGACTACTACGGCGTTTCACCTTACTGGATCTGATGGGTCTAGATTGCCCCGGGCCGCACAGGCCCGGGGTTTTTACAGTCCGGGGGCGTCAGTGGAGCCGACCCCAAAGGTCATATTCCCCCGCCTCATCCACCGTCACCTTGACGATGTCGCCGGGCTTCAGCGTTTCAAAGCCTTCGTCGATGAACAGGTTGCCGTCGATTTCCGGCGCGTCGGCCTTGGTGCGGCAGGTGGCGCCGTCTTCGTCGACCTCATCCACGATCACCTCTAGCACTTTTCCAACTTTCGCGGCCAGTTTCGCCTCGGAAATGGCCTGTGCCTTTTCCATGAAGCGATCGAACCGGTCTTGCTTCACGTCCGCGTCGACATGGTCCGGCAGGGCGTTCGACCGCGCTCCGGCGACGTTTTCGTATTGGAAGCAACCGACCCGGTCCAGTTGCGCCTCATCCAGCCAGTCCAGCAGGGTCTGGAACTCGGCCTCCGTCTCGCCGGGGTAGCCGACGATGAAGGTGGAGCGCAGGGTCAGGTCGGGGGCAATCGCGCGCCAGGCGGCGATTTCGTCCAGCGTCTTGGCCGCCGCCGCTGGGCGGGCCATGCGGCGCAGGACATCCGGGTGGGCGTGCTGGAACGGGATGTCGAGGTAGGGCAGCACCAGACCTTCGGCCATCAGCGGGATCAGCTGCCGCACGTGGGGGTAGGGGTAGACGTAGTGCAGCCGTACCCAGGCCCCCAGCTTGCCCATTTCGCGCGCGAGGTCGGTGATATGGGCGCGCACCTCGGCCCCCTTCCAGGGGGAGAGGTCGTGCTTGCGGTCCACCCCATAGGCGCTGGTGTCCTGTGAGATGACCAGAAGCTCTTTCACCCCCGCCTCGACCAGCTTTTCCGCCTCACGCAGGATGGCATGGGCGGGGCGGCTGACCAGTTTCCCGCGCATGTCGGGGATGATGCAGAACTTGCAGGCGTGGTTGCAGCCTTCGGAAATCTTCAGATAGCTGTAGTGGCGCGGTGTCAGGGAAACCCCGGTTGCGGGCAGAAGGTCGATGAACGGGTCTGGCGCGGGCGGCACGGCGCTGTGGACGGCATCCAGCACCGCCTCGTACTGATGCGGGCCGGTGACGGCCAGCACCTTGGGATGCGCGCCGGTGATGTATTCGGGTTCCGCCCCAAGGCAGCCCGTGACGATCACCCGGCCGTTTTCCTGCAAGGCTTCGCCAATCGCCTCAAGGCTCTCGGCCTTGGCGCTGTCAAGGAAGCCGCAGGTGTTCACGATCACCGCATCGGCGCCCTTGTAGTCGGGGCTGATGGCATAGCCCTCGGCGCGCAGCCGCGTCAGGATGCGTTCGCTATCGACCAGCGCCTTGGGGCAGCCAAGGCTGACCATGCCGATGGTGGGTTGGCGCGAACCGTCCGATCGGGCGCGCCGCGTGTCGGGGACAAGGGCGCGGGCAAGGTCAGGGCGAAGGAGGGGCGGGTTTTCGGACATTTCCGCCCTATACAGGCCCGGCGCGGCTGAGGGAAGGGCTGGCCCTCTCGGCCATTTGATGCCGGGGGGGGATGGCTGACTTGGCAAGCCCGGGGGCGAGGCATAGAGTCAAGCCAACGCCATGATTTGCCGGAGGATTGCATGCGCTGGATCATCCGTTTCGGGGTTGGGCTGGCGGTTCTGGTGCTGCTTGGGCTTGGGCTTCTGGCGATGGTTCCGGCCGAGCGGGTGGCTGCCGCCGTGTCGGCCGAGTTCGAAAGCATGACCGGCCGCAAGCTGACCCTGACCGGCGAGGTGACGCCCCGTCTTTGGCCCAGTCTGGGGGTGACGACCGGCCCTGTCAGCATCGCCAATGCCGATTGGGCCGAGACGGAGGCCCCGCTGTTTCAGGCTGAAGGCCTGGTGATCGACATCAACTATGGCGCGCTGTTGGGCGGTTCCGTGCAGATCGAGGGGCTGACGGCGGACCGCCCACAGATCGTGCTGGAGCGTGATCCGGACGGGCGGGAAAGTTGGGACTTTGGTGCGGCATCCGGTGCAGACGGAACAGGCGGGACAGGCGATGCTGCGGTGGTGCCTGCAGCGGCGACGCCTGTCACGCTGGACAAGGCCACGATCACGGGCGGCAGCATCCGCTTCATCGACCGGCAGGCTGACCGGGTGATCGCGCTGGACGCGGTCGATGCCACGCTGGCGATCCCGGATCTGGCGGGGCCGTTTACGCTGGCCTTGACGGGCCTTGCTTCGGGCAAGCCGGTGGCGATGGACCTGACGGGCGGCGTGTTTTCGGCCTTTGCCGCCGGGCGCGTGGTGCCGCTGACAGCCAGCCTTACGACCGGCGGGTCGTCCCTGTCGTTTGACGGGCGGGCCGGAACGGCACCGCTGGTGGCCGAGGGCGCGCTTGTGGCCGATCTGGGCGACCTGCCGGCGCTGGGTGCGCTGATTGGGTCGACGCTTGCTGCCCCGGGGCCGGGGCTTGGCAGGGACCGTCTGACCGCGACGGGCGACCTCACGCTGGACGGCACTGGCGCGGTCTTTCTGCGCGGGGCGACGATCGTGGCTGACGGAAACCAGCTGACTGGTGACCTTGATCTGCGGCCGGGTGAGGCGCGGCCAAAGCTGGTTGGCCAGTTGACCGCCGGGCCGGTCGTCATTGGCACAGGGTCGGCAGAGGATGGCGGCACCCGGACGGGGTCTGCGGCGCCCGACGGTTGGTCAGAGGACGAGATCGACGTTTCGGCCCTGGGTGCGTTGGATGCCGAACTGGTGCTGGTGGCACCATCGGTCAGCGTGGGCGGGATGACGCTGGGCGAGACCCGCGTGCTTGTCACGCTGGACCGGTCGCGGGCGGTGACAGAAATCCGCCAGATGGCGGCCTATGGCGGCCAGATCACCGGCGAGTTCGTGGTGAACGGTCGGGGCGGGCTGTCGGTGGGGGGTAAGCTGGACTTTGCCAGCCTTGATCTGCAGGCGCTGTTGCGGGACGTGTCAGGCTATGACCGGGTCGTTGCGACAGGGGATCTGGACCTTCGGTTCCTTGGGGTCGGCAATTCGGTGGCCGCGATCATGCAAAGTCTTGAAGGCGAAGGCGCGCTGGAGCTTGGCCGGGGCGAAGTGCGCGGTCTGGACATCGCCGCCATGCTGCAGACGCTGGACCCGGCCTATATCGGCGATGACCAGAAAACTGCGTTTGACGGGCTGGCGGGTACTTTCACGATCGCCGAAGGGGTCCTGTCCAACCGCGATCTCAAGCTGGTCGCGCCACAACTGACCGCCGCTGGCGCGGGCGAGGTGGACCTTGGCGACCGGACGCTGGACTATCGGCTGCGGCCGACGGCGCTGGCGGCGGCAGATGGCAGTGGCGGCGTGATGGTGCCCCTGCTGATCACCGGGCCCTGGGCCGAGCCGCGCTTCAGGCTCGACCTCGAAAGCATCGCGCGCGAGAAGATGGAGGCCGAAGCCCGCGCCGCTGCAGCCGAGGTTGAGGCCCGCGCCAAGGCCGAACTGGAACGGCGGCTGAAAGAGGAACTGGGGGTCGAGGTCGCCCCGGACGAAAGCCTTGGCGATGCGGCCGTGCGCGGTGCCGAAGAGGCGCTGGAGGATGAAACCCGCAGGCTGCTGGAAGACATCCTGGGCAATGACTGACCGGACAGACGCGGGACCGGCCTAGCGCAGGGCGCTGAGCAGGTCGGCGTGATCGTCGGTCCAGAACGGGATCTGTGGTGCGCCGAGCGGCACCCAGCGCGGGTCTGTTGCCAACTCTCCCAGCGCTTCGGAGCTGCGCGCCAAGGCCACCACGGCGGACGCGGTATCGCCTTCGGCAAAGGGCGTGTCGCTGGAGCCACGATTCCAGATCCGCGCCTCAAGCCCCAGTTCCTGCGCAAGGCCGGACAGCGGCAGGGACAGGTCGTAAAACCGGTTCGAGATGTGGAACAGCAAGAGGCCGCCGTCGTTCAGGCGGTCCATGTAAAGCTGTGCCGCCTCCAGCGTGGCCAGATGGACCGGGATCGCGTCGGAACTGTAGGCGTCGATCACGAGGATGTCGTATTTCTGGTCGGTCTGGCCCTGCAGCACGATGCGGGCATCGCCAAGGTGAAGCTGAACGTCCTGGCCGCATTGCGCCATGAAGTCGAAAAGGTCGGGATCGCGGGCGATGTCCACGACCTTCTGGTCGATCTCGTAAAAGTGCCAGTCCTGGTCCGGGCGGCTGTAGCAGGTCATGGCACCGATCCCGAGGCCGATGACGCCAATCTCTTTTGCGCTTGCCGCGCGGGGGGTGGCAAGCGCCTGCGCCAGCGGGCCGTTGGGGTGATAGTAGTACAGCGGCGTCGGGCGTTGCCCACGTTCGTTCAGCCACTGGGCGCCATGGATCGTGGTGCCGTTTGAATATCGGCGCAGGCCCTCATCGTCGGCAACGATGTGCAGTCCAAAGAAGCTGCGGTCATAAAGCACGGCGTCTTCCCGTCCGAAAACGCCCCAGATGCCCATGACACTGATCGCGGCCATGACCGGGACCAGCCGCTGACGGTAGAGCAGCAGATAGGCCAGGGCGAGCAGCAGGAGCATCGCGATCACGCGCTGATCGACCGTCAGGTCGCGGACGACGGGCACGAAGTCGAGAAGCGGCAGCAACAGGAACAGCGACAGCACCAGCCCCATGGCCAGTTCCCGCGGCAGGTTGCGGCTGCGTTCGGCCAGCAGCAGGAAGATGCACAGGCCAACAGTCACCGGGTATTCCGTCAGCCGGTCAAAGACGATGGGGGCTACGATCGAGTTGAAGACACCGCCAAGGGCGCCACCGATCGACATGGTCAGGTAGAACACGGTCAGGTGGCGCGCGTCGGGGCGGGCGTCGAACAGGATCCGGTGCGCGGCCAGCGCGATGATGAAGAAGGCCACCAGCATGGCGGCGAAGCCGGTCAGCGTGCCGGCGGGCTTGAAGGTGAAGTAGATCAGGGTGATCAGCGCAAATGGCAAGACCAGCTGCAGCCGCCCGGCGGTCAGGGGTGATTTGACGGAAAAGACCAGCACGAAGGTCAGCAGATAAAGCGCCAGCGGGATGACCCAGACCAGCGGGAAGGACCCAAGGTCGGTGCTGATCTTCGTTGTCACGCACAGCATGAGGGACGACGGCAGGAAGGCCAGGAATGCCCACAGCGCCAGTTGCTGCGGTGTGATGCGATCAGTGGGCGGGAGTGTGGTCGGGCTTGCGGGCAGGTCGGGCATGGCCGACCCGCGCGCGGCAAGGCCCGACAGCAGCAGCATCGGCCCGAGGATGACGAAGCCCACAGACCAGCCGACCGAAATGGCCGAGACGCCGAACAACGGCTCGGCCACCAAGGGAAAGGCCAGAAGGGCCACCAGCGACCCAAGGTTGCTGGCGGCGTAAAGGAAGTAGGGGTCATCGGCGCTTGGCCCGCCGCTGCGCCGATACCATGACTGGATCAGCGGGGCGTTGGCGGACAGGACGGCAAAGGGCAGGCCCACGCCAAGGGCATAAAGCCACAGCGTCTGGGTGACGACCGGTTGGGCCGGGTCATAGGCCCAGCTGTCCGGCACCGCCAGCGGCAGGGCGGTGAGTGCGAGCAATACCAAAGCAATATGCACCACGATCTGCAGGTTGACCGGCAGATGGCGGTTCATCAGATGCGCATATAGATATCCGCCGATCAGAACTGTCTGGAAGAACAGCATCGCCGTGGTCCAGACCGCCGCCGCGCCGCCGATCTGCGGCAGGACCATCCGGGTATAGAGCGGCTGGACGAAAAACAGCAAAAGCGCACTGGTGAAAATCGTTACGGTGAACAGGAGCACCATCAGCCCGCCACGTTGCCGGGAAACGACCATATCCGCCGATTGCGTCATGCCTGCTGCTCCATCGATGCCGTATCGGCAACAATGATGGGAAATGTGGCGAAACTGAGCATAAATGACGCAAAACGCGCGACCATTGCTGATCAC from Tabrizicola piscis harbors:
- a CDS encoding YigZ family protein encodes the protein MIVLEDLVRDRGSRYAASVGEVRTRAEIDAFLAALRTRRKFSKATHHSWAAVLSEGGPLKGDDGEAGAGAVILKMLEREEVADRIVVVTRWYGGVHLGGDRFAHVVTCTRAALAALREA
- a CDS encoding cytochrome-c oxidase, with the translated sequence MDISRSFLLTGAVYLIAGILFGAYMGASGDHSLAPVHAHINLLGFTLMTIFGLAYRLIPGLDEGTLPRLHFWLHQVGSLLLLIGLALMMSGQVAAETIGPAFPVLEGAILLGAVLWLVNLLRRA
- a CDS encoding diacylglycerol kinase yields the protein MRDILAAEVKRLANTVIWSWEGFRAAWATEKTLRQWTVANALAAVLAFSLDLAAAERGLVLALGLLILAAELINTAVEEVVDHLSPGLDPRAKKAKDCGSACVALTAIAAGVAWVVVLVG
- a CDS encoding thiol-disulfide oxidoreductase DCC family protein, with translation MTSETRVLYNDTCPVCRFEIDAYRRRALADGLPIRFDQLDQAVDWGLTPDQAARQLHVWQDGRVLAGLEAFRALWSAMPRWRWLARATGWPILRPLTKGLYTYVAAPLLYRAHLRRQQRG
- a CDS encoding PRC-barrel domain-containing protein; translated protein: MQNTAFSQGATGDRAPSSMVSSTDVNGTAVYSPSGDQLGEIDHLMIDKQSGQIAYAVMTFGGFLGIGSDEHPLPWKKLSFDTGLAGFVTDVTQEQLTGAPQRSEGWFDDRDYARRNYDYYGVSPYWI
- the rimO gene encoding 30S ribosomal protein S12 methylthiotransferase RimO translates to MSENPPLLRPDLARALVPDTRRARSDGSRQPTIGMVSLGCPKALVDSERILTRLRAEGYAISPDYKGADAVIVNTCGFLDSAKAESLEAIGEALQENGRVIVTGCLGAEPEYITGAHPKVLAVTGPHQYEAVLDAVHSAVPPAPDPFIDLLPATGVSLTPRHYSYLKISEGCNHACKFCIIPDMRGKLVSRPAHAILREAEKLVEAGVKELLVISQDTSAYGVDRKHDLSPWKGAEVRAHITDLAREMGKLGAWVRLHYVYPYPHVRQLIPLMAEGLVLPYLDIPFQHAHPDVLRRMARPAAAAKTLDEIAAWRAIAPDLTLRSTFIVGYPGETEAEFQTLLDWLDEAQLDRVGCFQYENVAGARSNALPDHVDADVKQDRFDRFMEKAQAISEAKLAAKVGKVLEVIVDEVDEDGATCRTKADAPEIDGNLFIDEGFETLKPGDIVKVTVDEAGEYDLWGRLH
- a CDS encoding AsmA family protein; this translates as MRWIIRFGVGLAVLVLLGLGLLAMVPAERVAAAVSAEFESMTGRKLTLTGEVTPRLWPSLGVTTGPVSIANADWAETEAPLFQAEGLVIDINYGALLGGSVQIEGLTADRPQIVLERDPDGRESWDFGAASGADGTGGTGDAAVVPAAATPVTLDKATITGGSIRFIDRQADRVIALDAVDATLAIPDLAGPFTLALTGLASGKPVAMDLTGGVFSAFAAGRVVPLTASLTTGGSSLSFDGRAGTAPLVAEGALVADLGDLPALGALIGSTLAAPGPGLGRDRLTATGDLTLDGTGAVFLRGATIVADGNQLTGDLDLRPGEARPKLVGQLTAGPVVIGTGSAEDGGTRTGSAAPDGWSEDEIDVSALGALDAELVLVAPSVSVGGMTLGETRVLVTLDRSRAVTEIRQMAAYGGQITGEFVVNGRGGLSVGGKLDFASLDLQALLRDVSGYDRVVATGDLDLRFLGVGNSVAAIMQSLEGEGALELGRGEVRGLDIAAMLQTLDPAYIGDDQKTAFDGLAGTFTIAEGVLSNRDLKLVAPQLTAAGAGEVDLGDRTLDYRLRPTALAAADGSGGVMVPLLITGPWAEPRFRLDLESIAREKMEAEARAAAAEVEARAKAELERRLKEELGVEVAPDESLGDAAVRGAEEALEDETRRLLEDILGND
- a CDS encoding fused MFS/spermidine synthase, with the translated sequence MTQSADMVVSRQRGGLMVLLFTVTIFTSALLLFFVQPLYTRMVLPQIGGAAAVWTTAMLFFQTVLIGGYLYAHLMNRHLPVNLQIVVHIALVLLALTALPLAVPDSWAYDPAQPVVTQTLWLYALGVGLPFAVLSANAPLIQSWYRRSGGPSADDPYFLYAASNLGSLVALLAFPLVAEPLFGVSAISVGWSVGFVILGPMLLLSGLAARGSAMPDLPASPTTLPPTDRITPQQLALWAFLAFLPSSLMLCVTTKISTDLGSFPLVWVIPLALYLLTFVLVFSVKSPLTAGRLQLVLPFALITLIYFTFKPAGTLTGFAAMLVAFFIIALAAHRILFDARPDARHLTVFYLTMSIGGALGGVFNSIVAPIVFDRLTEYPVTVGLCIFLLLAERSRNLPRELAMGLVLSLFLLLPLLDFVPVVRDLTVDQRVIAMLLLLALAYLLLYRQRLVPVMAAISVMGIWGVFGREDAVLYDRSFFGLHIVADDEGLRRYSNGTTIHGAQWLNERGQRPTPLYYYHPNGPLAQALATPRAASAKEIGVIGLGIGAMTCYSRPDQDWHFYEIDQKVVDIARDPDLFDFMAQCGQDVQLHLGDARIVLQGQTDQKYDILVIDAYSSDAIPVHLATLEAAQLYMDRLNDGGLLLFHISNRFYDLSLPLSGLAQELGLEARIWNRGSSDTPFAEGDTASAVVALARSSEALGELATDPRWVPLGAPQIPFWTDDHADLLSALR